One part of the Arcanobacterium phocisimile genome encodes these proteins:
- a CDS encoding ABC transporter ATP-binding protein codes for MPEIILTARDLTKTYGTTRAMRGISLDVTRGEALAIMGPSGSGKSTLLHALAGIELPDSGTIQVNGRELTTMSESERTILRRRDFGFVFQFSQLVPELTARDNVAVPLLLDGKSKSKAYYEANKWLDTVGLLEHAQSLPGQLSGGEAQRVAIARALCPKPSILFADEPTGSLDSLNSETVMAMFMDIVRTTGMTVVMVTHEPLIAAYADREVVVRDGLLEG; via the coding sequence ATGCCTGAAATAATCCTCACCGCCCGCGATCTCACCAAAACCTACGGCACAACTCGCGCCATGCGCGGAATATCGCTCGACGTCACGCGCGGCGAAGCCCTCGCTATCATGGGACCATCCGGCTCTGGAAAATCCACGTTGCTCCACGCCCTCGCTGGTATCGAACTCCCTGATTCTGGCACAATCCAGGTTAACGGACGTGAACTCACCACCATGAGCGAATCAGAACGCACAATACTGCGCCGGCGGGACTTCGGCTTCGTCTTCCAATTTTCCCAACTTGTCCCCGAACTCACCGCACGTGACAATGTTGCCGTGCCACTCCTGCTTGATGGCAAATCAAAATCCAAAGCCTACTATGAGGCCAATAAATGGTTAGACACCGTTGGATTGCTCGAACACGCCCAATCCCTTCCCGGTCAACTCTCCGGTGGCGAAGCTCAACGAGTCGCTATTGCCCGGGCGCTGTGCCCAAAACCATCCATCCTTTTCGCCGACGAACCTACCGGATCCCTCGACTCGCTCAACTCCGAAACCGTGATGGCCATGTTTATGGACATTGTCCGAACAACCGGAATGACGGTCGTTATGGTCACCCATGAGCCACTGATCGCAGCCTATGCCGATCGGGAAGTCGTTGTGCGCGACGGACTGCTGGAGGGATAA
- a CDS encoding FtsX-like permease family protein, which yields MYLSWTLLRTSLAHTKGRLVLIAGAVALGVMLLLTAASFHNALSVDSPSLWLRSIGDEMDAQEGGRPAPDPANSVRVAKDDFNPLMKVGASEIRGVIVDSSATVNAPELYAVTWPAPGEYLVSAGVRTLMEDHPEYQLHDRFGVTDIGNLPQELTAGPDDLLVIRGAYLGDTGVVISDFSQAPPESIKVSVVIMYLGLIVILFPVLLLISISATLGSVQREQRYAALRLVGATSGQVMRILVMEAMVGAVIGYILGLALFMAVRPIFPTIGIDGMRLWANNFAITPLQAGGVAIATIVLVVLAHSWGMRHIHVSPLGVMRRQTTTRKPHWLRLIPLAVSIGAIAYEYAVVDYNSGVINDSYILIGAVIGMMVGLVVASAWLTYSVARISARWARSAPTIIGLTYVQAHASRISRSVSGVVLAVFAGSFFLTAVSQTDDVFARASQTVHSLNSGTSVILGFDDDAPAQRLNELLQAEPTIEQSHVFPLVAGAWTVFDCQVVNDYIDTSCADGVVGVNLWASKTNEQAQVSATSLADFKEHVGSAYGAATDRTQYTVVTKLRDPGQLEQFRSLLARTHQLENNEENIWMFSAGDKSAFAGVDAIILLTYLVHFGIAGTIAVAIISMLVSTYAGLLERRRSLLTLRLSGMQPKNITRMMLIETVGPLTTMLVIASSLGFGAAWVMLQIFSSTLDATFDPVLVAVLICALVLAGCAIVALSPAMRRITQPATNRQE from the coding sequence ATGTATCTATCGTGGACACTCCTGCGCACCTCCCTAGCACACACCAAAGGACGCCTCGTGCTGATCGCCGGGGCAGTGGCACTCGGTGTCATGCTCTTGCTGACTGCTGCCTCATTTCATAATGCGCTATCTGTTGACTCGCCGTCGTTATGGTTACGAAGTATTGGTGACGAAATGGATGCCCAAGAAGGAGGCCGTCCGGCACCCGATCCAGCCAATTCTGTACGGGTAGCAAAAGATGACTTCAACCCGCTCATGAAAGTCGGTGCCAGTGAGATCCGCGGCGTCATAGTCGATTCCTCGGCCACCGTGAACGCCCCAGAGCTCTATGCTGTAACGTGGCCAGCTCCTGGAGAATATCTCGTTTCGGCTGGGGTCCGAACTCTTATGGAAGACCATCCGGAATACCAACTTCACGATCGCTTTGGGGTAACCGATATCGGAAATCTGCCACAGGAATTAACAGCCGGCCCAGATGATCTGCTCGTTATTCGTGGCGCATACCTCGGCGATACCGGGGTAGTAATCTCTGATTTTTCCCAAGCACCACCAGAATCGATCAAAGTCAGCGTCGTTATTATGTACCTCGGGCTGATCGTTATTCTCTTCCCCGTTTTGCTATTGATCTCAATCTCAGCAACACTCGGCAGTGTGCAACGCGAACAACGCTATGCTGCACTGCGGCTCGTCGGTGCCACCAGTGGGCAAGTTATGCGAATACTAGTCATGGAAGCAATGGTTGGCGCAGTGATCGGCTATATACTCGGACTGGCGTTGTTTATGGCAGTGCGCCCAATCTTCCCAACCATTGGGATCGACGGCATGCGATTGTGGGCAAACAACTTTGCGATTACCCCGCTCCAAGCAGGCGGCGTTGCCATCGCAACAATTGTCTTAGTGGTCCTTGCCCACAGCTGGGGGATGCGCCACATCCATGTGTCACCACTAGGTGTGATGCGCCGGCAAACAACCACTCGCAAACCGCATTGGTTACGGCTCATACCACTTGCAGTGAGCATCGGTGCGATCGCTTACGAGTATGCAGTGGTGGACTATAATTCCGGCGTTATTAATGATTCATATATTTTGATAGGGGCCGTTATCGGCATGATGGTCGGCTTAGTGGTCGCTAGTGCGTGGCTAACCTATAGCGTGGCACGGATCAGTGCTCGCTGGGCCCGCTCTGCGCCAACGATTATTGGTCTGACGTATGTCCAAGCACATGCTTCACGAATCTCACGTTCAGTTTCCGGTGTGGTACTCGCAGTTTTCGCAGGTTCCTTCTTCCTCACTGCCGTGTCCCAAACAGATGATGTTTTTGCCCGCGCTTCGCAAACCGTCCACTCGTTGAACTCGGGTACTTCAGTCATTCTCGGTTTCGACGACGACGCACCGGCACAGCGCCTCAACGAACTGCTACAAGCTGAACCGACCATCGAACAAAGCCATGTTTTCCCGTTGGTTGCAGGTGCCTGGACAGTATTTGACTGCCAGGTAGTCAATGACTACATTGATACTTCTTGCGCCGATGGTGTCGTTGGCGTCAACCTGTGGGCATCGAAGACCAACGAACAAGCACAAGTGAGCGCCACTAGCCTCGCAGATTTCAAGGAACATGTGGGATCGGCGTATGGGGCAGCAACCGACCGCACACAGTATACGGTAGTGACAAAACTACGTGACCCAGGCCAGCTAGAACAGTTCCGTTCCTTGCTAGCGCGGACACACCAGTTAGAAAACAACGAAGAGAATATCTGGATGTTCTCCGCTGGTGACAAATCCGCGTTTGCTGGAGTAGATGCCATTATTTTGCTGACCTACTTGGTTCACTTCGGCATTGCCGGAACAATCGCCGTCGCAATTATATCGATGCTGGTATCAACCTATGCTGGTTTGCTTGAACGCCGTCGTTCCCTGCTCACGCTTCGACTCAGCGGAATGCAACCCAAAAACATTACCCGCATGATGCTCATCGAAACCGTTGGGCCGTTGACGACGATGCTGGTTATTGCCAGCTCACTCGGGTTCGGTGCTGCCTGGGTGATGCTCCAGATATTCTCCTCGACCCTCGATGCTACCTTCGACCCGGTCCTCGTCGCAGTCCTCATCTGTGCGTTGGTCCTTGCTGGTTGTGCGATTGTTGCGCTGTCTCCGGCGATGCGCCGTATCACCCAACCGGCAACAAACAGACAAGAGTAA